In the genome of Magnolia sinica isolate HGM2019 chromosome 2, MsV1, whole genome shotgun sequence, one region contains:
- the LOC131237019 gene encoding probable galacturonosyltransferase 3 isoform X2: MLFISVVGADTSEAGSHIKSDTPALQSNSGGYRHLSGCEKCGDGKDIDIIVTYTDVSGDIRIANIKSKDLSPSWVWEDPNNKNHDWINDSQGREKPFHVTDGSEESNRTFTDEHSEGAVQYKRDTQVSPVKIQRRKMRQKRREERTAELIRQNPQTENQMQEAAIERAKQFNNTVRGKYSIWRREYSNRHSDSILKLMRDQIIMAKAYGSIARSKNENYLYNSLKKHIRESQRAIGEANSDVELQPGAFERVKEMGNALSMAKDKLYDCALVARKLRAMLQTTEESITALKKQSAFLIQLAAKTLPKSIHCLSLQLTTDYLLQDRGSREVLDADKIEDPALHHYAIFSDNVLATSVVVNSTTQHAQEPEKHVFHIVTDRLNVAAMKMWFLVNAPADVTIEVKNIDDFKWLNSSYCSVLRQLESARIKEYYFKANHPSTLSAGDENLKYRNPKYLSMLNHLRFYLPEVYPKLDKILFLDDDIVVQKDLTPLWSIDLQGMVNGAVETCKESFHRFDKYLNFSNPLISQNFDPNACGWAFGMNMFDLKEWKKRNMTGVYHRWQDMNEERTLWKLGSLPPGLITFYNLTYPLERSWHVLGLGYDPALNQTEIENAAVIHYNGNYKPWLDLAITKYKVYWSKFVMSDNPYLQHCNINEWTLQP; the protein is encoded by the exons GACATTGACATTATTGTGACTTACACGGATGTTTCTGGTGACATTCGAATAGCTAACATCAAATCAAAGGACTTGTCCCCTTCCTGGGTCTGGGAGGATCCGAACAATAAGAACCATGACTGGATAAATGACAGTCAG GGGAGAGAAAAGCCATTTCATGTGACGGATGGATCGGAAGAGAGCAATAGAACTTTTACTGATGAACATAGTGAAGGAGCAGTTCAATATAAACGAGACACACAAGTTAGTCCAGTAAAGATACAGCGTCGG AAAATGCGACAGAAAAGACGAGAAGAGCGAACTGCAGAACTAATCCGACAGAACCCACAGACAGAAAACCAGATGCAAGAAGCAGCCATCGAACGCGCAAAGCAGTTTAACAACACTGTCAGGGGGAAATACAGCATATGGAGAAGAGAGTACAGCAACCGGCACTCTGATTCGATTTTGAAACTTATGCGGGATCAGATCATAATGGCCAAAGCATATGGGAGCATTGCTCGGTCCAAAAATGAGAATTATCTGTACAACTCTCTGAAGAAACATATCAGAGAAAGTCAAAGGGCTATTGGAGAAGCAAATTCAGATGTTGAATTGCAGCCGGG TGCGTTTGAACGAGTGAAAGAAATGGGTAATGCTTTATCAATGGCAAAAGACAAGTTATATGACTGCGCTCTAGTTGCAAGGAAGTTACGGGCCATGCTTCAGACAACCGAAGAGAGTATTACTGCACTGAAGAAGCAAAGCGCATTCTTGATTCAACTTGCAGCGAAGACACTCCCCAAGTCCATACACTGCCTCTCTCTACAGCTCACAACAGATTACTTACTGCAGGATCGTGGTAGCAGAGAGGTTCTGGATGCAGACAAGATTGAGGACCCTGCTCTCCACCATTATGCCATATTCTCGGATAACGTGCTTGCCACATCTGTGGTTGTTAATTCCACTACGCAACATGCACAGGAACCTGAGAAGCATGTCTTCCATATTGTCACAGATAGGCTGAATGTTGCAGCTATGAAGATGTGGTTTCTTGTCAATGCTCCAGCAGATGTAACGATCGAAGTTAAGAACATTGATGATTTCAAGTGGCTCAATTCTTCATATTGTTctgttctccgccagcttgaatCTGCACGGATAAAAGAATACTACTTCAAGGCAAATCACCCGTCCACCCTCTCTGCCGGGGATGAGAATCTCAAATATAGGAACCCAAAGTACCTGTCTATGCTGAACCATTTGAGATTCTACCTACCTGAGGTGTACCCGAAGCTTGACAAGATACtgtttttggatgatgatatcGTCGTTCAGAAGGATCTGACACCTCTTTGGTCCATCGATCTTCAAGGGATGGTGAATGGTGCAGTAGAGACCTGTAAAGAAAGCTTCCATCGGTTTGATAAATATCTCAACTTCTCGAACCCATTGATATCTCAGAATTTTGATCCAAATGCTTGTGGATGGGCGTTTGGAATGAATATGTTTGACCTCAAGGAGTGGAAGAAGCGGAACATGACTGGAGTCTATCATCGGTGGCAAGATATG AATGAAGAGCGGACCCTTTGGAAGCTCGGGTCGCTGCCGCCTGGTTTGATAACATTTTACAACCTGACCTACCCGCTGGAACGAAGCTGGCATGTGTTGGGGCTTGGTTATGACCCTGCTCTCAACCAAACCGAGATCGAGAATGCGGCTGTCATTCACTACAACGGGAACTACAAGCCGTGGCTAGATCTGGCCATCACCAAATACAAGGTATACTGGTCCAAGTTTGTCATGTCAGATAATCCTTACCTTCAACACTGCAACATTAACGAGTGGACTCTTCAGCCTTAA
- the LOC131237019 gene encoding probable galacturonosyltransferase 3 isoform X1, with protein sequence MESRSRSVSSCRFLLISILQVMLFISVVGADTSEAGSHIKSDTPALQSNSGGYRHLSGCEKCGDGKDIDIIVTYTDVSGDIRIANIKSKDLSPSWVWEDPNNKNHDWINDSQGREKPFHVTDGSEESNRTFTDEHSEGAVQYKRDTQVSPVKIQRRKMRQKRREERTAELIRQNPQTENQMQEAAIERAKQFNNTVRGKYSIWRREYSNRHSDSILKLMRDQIIMAKAYGSIARSKNENYLYNSLKKHIRESQRAIGEANSDVELQPGAFERVKEMGNALSMAKDKLYDCALVARKLRAMLQTTEESITALKKQSAFLIQLAAKTLPKSIHCLSLQLTTDYLLQDRGSREVLDADKIEDPALHHYAIFSDNVLATSVVVNSTTQHAQEPEKHVFHIVTDRLNVAAMKMWFLVNAPADVTIEVKNIDDFKWLNSSYCSVLRQLESARIKEYYFKANHPSTLSAGDENLKYRNPKYLSMLNHLRFYLPEVYPKLDKILFLDDDIVVQKDLTPLWSIDLQGMVNGAVETCKESFHRFDKYLNFSNPLISQNFDPNACGWAFGMNMFDLKEWKKRNMTGVYHRWQDMNEERTLWKLGSLPPGLITFYNLTYPLERSWHVLGLGYDPALNQTEIENAAVIHYNGNYKPWLDLAITKYKVYWSKFVMSDNPYLQHCNINEWTLQP encoded by the exons GACATTGACATTATTGTGACTTACACGGATGTTTCTGGTGACATTCGAATAGCTAACATCAAATCAAAGGACTTGTCCCCTTCCTGGGTCTGGGAGGATCCGAACAATAAGAACCATGACTGGATAAATGACAGTCAG GGGAGAGAAAAGCCATTTCATGTGACGGATGGATCGGAAGAGAGCAATAGAACTTTTACTGATGAACATAGTGAAGGAGCAGTTCAATATAAACGAGACACACAAGTTAGTCCAGTAAAGATACAGCGTCGG AAAATGCGACAGAAAAGACGAGAAGAGCGAACTGCAGAACTAATCCGACAGAACCCACAGACAGAAAACCAGATGCAAGAAGCAGCCATCGAACGCGCAAAGCAGTTTAACAACACTGTCAGGGGGAAATACAGCATATGGAGAAGAGAGTACAGCAACCGGCACTCTGATTCGATTTTGAAACTTATGCGGGATCAGATCATAATGGCCAAAGCATATGGGAGCATTGCTCGGTCCAAAAATGAGAATTATCTGTACAACTCTCTGAAGAAACATATCAGAGAAAGTCAAAGGGCTATTGGAGAAGCAAATTCAGATGTTGAATTGCAGCCGGG TGCGTTTGAACGAGTGAAAGAAATGGGTAATGCTTTATCAATGGCAAAAGACAAGTTATATGACTGCGCTCTAGTTGCAAGGAAGTTACGGGCCATGCTTCAGACAACCGAAGAGAGTATTACTGCACTGAAGAAGCAAAGCGCATTCTTGATTCAACTTGCAGCGAAGACACTCCCCAAGTCCATACACTGCCTCTCTCTACAGCTCACAACAGATTACTTACTGCAGGATCGTGGTAGCAGAGAGGTTCTGGATGCAGACAAGATTGAGGACCCTGCTCTCCACCATTATGCCATATTCTCGGATAACGTGCTTGCCACATCTGTGGTTGTTAATTCCACTACGCAACATGCACAGGAACCTGAGAAGCATGTCTTCCATATTGTCACAGATAGGCTGAATGTTGCAGCTATGAAGATGTGGTTTCTTGTCAATGCTCCAGCAGATGTAACGATCGAAGTTAAGAACATTGATGATTTCAAGTGGCTCAATTCTTCATATTGTTctgttctccgccagcttgaatCTGCACGGATAAAAGAATACTACTTCAAGGCAAATCACCCGTCCACCCTCTCTGCCGGGGATGAGAATCTCAAATATAGGAACCCAAAGTACCTGTCTATGCTGAACCATTTGAGATTCTACCTACCTGAGGTGTACCCGAAGCTTGACAAGATACtgtttttggatgatgatatcGTCGTTCAGAAGGATCTGACACCTCTTTGGTCCATCGATCTTCAAGGGATGGTGAATGGTGCAGTAGAGACCTGTAAAGAAAGCTTCCATCGGTTTGATAAATATCTCAACTTCTCGAACCCATTGATATCTCAGAATTTTGATCCAAATGCTTGTGGATGGGCGTTTGGAATGAATATGTTTGACCTCAAGGAGTGGAAGAAGCGGAACATGACTGGAGTCTATCATCGGTGGCAAGATATG AATGAAGAGCGGACCCTTTGGAAGCTCGGGTCGCTGCCGCCTGGTTTGATAACATTTTACAACCTGACCTACCCGCTGGAACGAAGCTGGCATGTGTTGGGGCTTGGTTATGACCCTGCTCTCAACCAAACCGAGATCGAGAATGCGGCTGTCATTCACTACAACGGGAACTACAAGCCGTGGCTAGATCTGGCCATCACCAAATACAAGGTATACTGGTCCAAGTTTGTCATGTCAGATAATCCTTACCTTCAACACTGCAACATTAACGAGTGGACTCTTCAGCCTTAA
- the LOC131237018 gene encoding pentatricopeptide repeat-containing protein At2g17210 → MRFLKLPNWNLMIRESAMKMQWEEVLSHCYEMRRAGVVIADPSLLPPILKACTKLQLKKHGVSVHTAVIKKGFQLCTSVANSILDFYIKCVEVESALNAFHCMGIKDSVSWNVMIHGCLNHGLTVEGLNLYGQARLAGFIPNVSTLILLVQACWSLGPMQVGFCIHGLIIRSGFLSVVSVQNSLLSMYVKLCDMESARRLFDEMSERDVISWSVMISACAQSGEACVALWLFQEMCSVGVVPDGHTTVSILGACTALGDIGRGRVIHGYVIRHGFEFDLHVGNALVDMYSKCTDVESAYEVFDAMPQKNTVSWNSFLSGLVHNEQYSEALRLFDSMEKVGIESDGVTLVNLLQLCKNVGDAVGCKCIHSVIIRKGFGMNETVLNSLLDAYAKCQLVELAWKLFERMGKRNMISWTVMIGGFARCGKPDEAISLFEEMKLAQEKPNAVTMLGLIDACLTLADLNRSKWAHGLVIRNGMADEVVVGTVLLEMYAKCGDVDASRRVFDEMPERNVVSWSAMIAAYGINGHAREALALLREMKFHGVKPNKITMLSALSACSHGGLLEEGRSCFEEMIREHGFDPGSEHYSCMVDMLGRAGDLNKAMEMIENMPQGIAAGASLWGALLSACRNHGNSELGSGAASHVLELEPSSSAGYLIASSMYAAGGLWRDAARMRWLVKEKGVKVVAGYSLVHVDQRAHRFVAGDRAHPQSAEIYAMVEHLHGCMRERKNDSSYTI, encoded by the coding sequence ATGCGCTTCCTTAAACTCCCGAATTGGAATCTGATGATCAGAGAGTCTGCGATGAAAATGCAGTGGGAAGAAGTCCTTTCTCACTGCTATGAAATGAGAAGGGCAGGAGTTGTTATCGCAGATCCTTCCTTGCTCCCTCCGATCCTTAAAGCCTGCACGAAGCTTCAGTTGAAGAAGCATGGCGTCTCTGTCCACACAGCTGTAATCaagaaagggtttcaattgtgTACTTCTGTTGCCAATTCCATCTTGGATTTTTACATCAAGTGCGTGGAAGTTGAGTCTGCTTTGAATGCTTTTCATTGCATGGGAATCAAAGACTCTGTTTCGTGGAATGTGATGATTCATGGGTGCCTTAATCATGGTTTGACTGTGGAAGGGCTTAACTTGTATGGGCAAGCGAGGCTGGCGGGCTTCATACCCAATGTCTCCACTTTGATTCTTCTAGTTCAGGCTTGCTGGAGTCTTGGACCCATGCAGGTAGGTTTTTGCATCCATGGTCTCATAATCCGAAGCGGGTTTCTATCTGTTGTTTCAGTTCAGAATTCTTTGTTGAGTATGTATGTAAAATTATGTGACATGGAATCTGCACGGAGGCTGTTTGATGAGATGTCTGAGAGAGATGTGATCTCTTGGAGTGTGATGATCAGTGCATGTGCACAGAGTGGGGAAGCTTGTGTTGCGTTGTGGTTGTTTCAGGAGATGTGTTCTGTAGGTGTTGTTCCAGATGGGCACACTACGGTGAGCATTCTTGGTGCTTGCACTGCTCTAGGGGACATTGGTAGAGGGAGAGTAATCCATGGCTATGTGATTCGTCatggttttgaatttgatttgCATGTGGGGAATGCCCTAGTTGATATGTATTCAAAGTGCACAGACGTCGAGTCTGCATATGAAGTCTTTGATGCCATGCCGCAAAAGAATACTGTTTCGTGGAATTCTTTTTTATCTGGATTGGTCCATAATGAGCAGTATTCAGAGGCATTGAGACTGTTTGATTCAATGGAAAAGGTGGGAATTGAGTCAGACGGGGTGACTCTGGTGAATCTTCTTCAATTGTGTAAGAATGTTGGAGATGCAGTTGGATGCAAGTGCATCCATTCAGTTATAATTCGAAAAGGATTTGGGATgaatgaaacagtgttgaattccTTACTGGATGCGTATGCAAAGTGCCAACTAGTAGAGCTTGCTTGGAAGTTGTTCGAACGGATGGGCAAAAGGAACATGATCTCGTGGACTGTGATGATTGGCGGCTTTGCCCGTTGTGGCAAGCCTGATGAAGCCATATCCCTATTTGAAGAGATGAAGCTGGCACAAGAGAAGCCCAATGCAGTTACAATGCTGGGCCTTATAGATGCGTGCTTGACTTTGGCAGATTTAAATAGATCAAAATGGGCACATGGTTTGGTTATTAGAAATGGGATGGCGGATGAAGTGGTGGTCGGCACCGTGCTTTTGGAGATGTATGCTAAATGTGGGGATGTAGATGCCTCGAGAAGAGTGTTTGACGAAATGCCTGAGAGAAATGTAGTATCATGGAGTGCCATGATAGCCGCATATGGTATAAATGGTCATGCACGAGAAGCTCTTGCCTTGCTCCGtgaaatgaaatttcatggtGTGAAGCCGAACAAGATAACGATGCTTTCAGCGTTGTCAGCATGCAGCCATGGAGGGCTCCTTGAGGAGGGACGCTCTTGTTTTGAAGAAATGATCCGCGAGCATGGTTTTGATCCTGGTTCAGAGCATTACTCATGCATGGTGGACATGTTGGGACGGGCCGGGGATCTCAACAAGGCAATGGAAATGATTGAGAACATGCCCCAAGGCATTGCGGCCGGTGCTAGCTTGTGGGGCGCACTATTGAGTGCTTGTAGGAACCACGGGAACAGCGAGCTCGGGAGTGGAGCTGCGTCCCATGTTCTTGAGCTAGAGCCATCAAGCTCGGCGGGTTATCTGATTGCATCGAGCATGTATGCCGCAGGCGGGTTGTGGAGGGATGCGGCGAGGATGAGATGGTTGGTCAAGGAGAAAGGGGTGAAGGTGGTGGCTGGTTACAGTTTGGTGCATGTTGATCAGAGGGCTCATAGGTTTGTGGCTGGAGATAGGGCCCACCCACAATCTGCAGAGATATATGCAATGGTTGAGCATTTGCACGGTTGTATGAGGGAAAGGAAAAATGATTCCTCCTACACTATCTAG